The window GGGCAGGCGTGCAGCAAGCGCGGCGTCTATCCGCAGCACGTCGACCTGCACGGGCAGCTGGTACCCGCCTGGCGCGGCGTCCCGGTGCTGCCCTGCGGCAAGATCCCGATCAGCGACCGGGGCACGACCTCGATCATGCTCATGCGCATGGGTGAGGACCGGCAGGGTGTCATCGGCCTGCACCAGACCGGCCTGCCCGACGAGTACCGACCCGGGCTCTCGGTGCGCAGCATGGGAACCGACGCGAAGGCGATCGCCTCGTACCTGGTCAGCGCCTACTACTCCGTCGCCGTCCTGATGCCCGACGCGCTGGGCATCCTCGAGGACGTCGAACTCGGCCGCGCCGACTGAGCCACCACTGAAACCCTCGCGAGTGGACGGTCACCGAGGGAAGTCCACCCGTTCGCACGACGACGAAGGAGACCACCTATGACCACGACGCGGCCCGCCCCCGAGATCCCCACCCGGCCGGTGCTGCGCAGCGCCTACCAGCGCGCGGTCGCCACCTATTGGAACAACGAGAAAGACCCGGTCAACCTGCGGCTGGGCGACGTCGACGGCCTCTACCACCACCACTACGGCATCGGCGACTACGACCCGGCCGTGCTGACCGGTCCCGCGGAGGGGCGCGAGCAGGCGATCATCGCCGAGCTGCACCGGCTGGAGTCGGCGCAGGCCGAGGTCCTGCTCGACCACCTCGGCGACATCCCGCGCACCGGCAGGCTGATGGACGGCGGGTCCGGCCGCGGCGGCACCTCCTTCATGGCCAACCAGCGGTTCGGCTGCCAGGTCGACGGGGTCACGATCTCCGAGTCGCAAGTCGAGTTCGCCAACAACCAGGCCCGCGAGCGCGGGGTGGCCGACCAGGTCCGGTTCCACTTCCGCAACATGCTCGACACCGGTTTCGAGACCGGCTCGATGAACGGCATCTGGACCAACGAGACGACCATGTACGTCGACCTCCACGACCTGTACGACGAGTTCGCCCGGCTCATCCCGTTCGGCGGCCGCTACGTGTGCATCACCGGGTGCTACAACGACGTCACCGGCGGGCGCTCCAAGGCGGTGAGCCAGATCGACCAGCACTACACGTGCAACATCCACCCGCGCAGCCGGTACTTCGAAGCGTTGGCGGACAACAACTTCGTCCCGATCAACGTGGTCGACCTGACCGCCGCGACCATCCCCTACTGGGAGCTGCGGGCGAAGTCGTCGGTCGCGACCGGCGTCGAGGACCCGTTCCTCACCGCCTACCGCGAAGGCAGCTTCCACTACCTGCTCATCGCCGCCGACCGGATCTGAGGCCGAGGAACCATGTCCGTGCTGTCACGCCTGTTCGCCCCGCCCGCGACCGACGACCTGGCCCGGCGGGCGGCCGCCGTGCTGGCGGACATGGGCGGGGCGCCCGCGGGGGAACTGGCCACCCTGATCTCGGGCGACCGACCGGGTCGGCTGCCGTCGACGCTGTTCCCGATCGGCGACAACCCGGGTGCGCTGGGCATGGCCGCGGCGCGGCTGCCGTCGCGGCTCGCGGCCACGCTGCGTGAGGCGGCCGAACCGGAACCCGCGGCGACCGACGAGGACGCGATTCCCGAGCTGTTCTGCCCGGGCCCGGTGCGGGACAACCCGGCACTCGGTGAGGAGGTGAACGAGCGGATGGTCGAGTGGGCCGAGCAGGTGGGGATCTACCCCGGCCGACTCGACCACCTGCGCTCGTGCGGGTTCGGCAGGCTGATCATGCTCACGCACCCCGGCACCG is drawn from Actinokineospora alba and contains these coding sequences:
- a CDS encoding geranyl diphosphate 2-C-methyltransferase, whose translation is MTTTRPAPEIPTRPVLRSAYQRAVATYWNNEKDPVNLRLGDVDGLYHHHYGIGDYDPAVLTGPAEGREQAIIAELHRLESAQAEVLLDHLGDIPRTGRLMDGGSGRGGTSFMANQRFGCQVDGVTISESQVEFANNQARERGVADQVRFHFRNMLDTGFETGSMNGIWTNETTMYVDLHDLYDEFARLIPFGGRYVCITGCYNDVTGGRSKAVSQIDQHYTCNIHPRSRYFEALADNNFVPINVVDLTAATIPYWELRAKSSVATGVEDPFLTAYREGSFHYLLIAADRI